A single window of Haemorhous mexicanus isolate bHaeMex1 chromosome 28, bHaeMex1.pri, whole genome shotgun sequence DNA harbors:
- the EPOP gene encoding elongin BC and Polycomb repressive complex 2-associated protein, translating to MFLTCEGTLGIVPATMDYNVPARPGHFHAGYQQIEGINLGYLQINGTQMFALAQVLSDLFKDIPRTTISKKMETLKIKSRRCDLAELRTLKAINSVPTRAVKCSLISKADLEALCTSCKSLRRRKRRRKSRRREQLLLPGPGEFFPCPRPPPCRAGGCCGAPGPPPGPQQLQPARGGLFAGVLAGSPRDLALLHPAAAQPCALPLPAGRHRRGPGWPRGLLPHGAGPAAARKGRCRDFPASKRQGTSAGYSSDSDSSLDLAASSPATSSDSSEEEEEEEEEEEEEEEGDSSCSSEEGSSSESESSSLCSGDSVQSTRYRQAALPRFQPPREPLGEEQPAEPPPSKALRPDPELLFLSQQLWARTLRASTLESLSAAAAPGAQPGLYARQEAPPASSSSSSSSSSRPPSPSSSTPGGAPPQKERGFGDAGGKDLHKDASNKSSSFERPSGASPGPAPSPEPAPELRASPASLGEPRPEHFDRLIRQSKLWCYAKGFNVDGKGLRHGRGSPEPWRGAELRLQPRGGTESPAALRGRQDGNAKRRRLARGTERQRGSPRARPPKTPRRNSRKGNAPCKASPPRNSFSLMGNFPCTPSLVVGEDGDLCPASSLGGKNSWALSKTHPLWRWHLGGSAIPVPPSLKFRGCASLEDP from the coding sequence ATGTTCCTGACCTGCGAGGGGACCCTGGGGATCGTTCCGGCCACCATGGACTACAACGTGCCAGCCCGGCCGGGCCATTTCCACGCCGGCTACCAACAGATCGAAGGGATCAACTTGGGCTACTTACAGATCAACGGCACCCAGATGTTCGCGCTGGCCCAGGTGCTCAGCGACCTGTTCAAGGACATCCCCAGGACCACCATCAGCAAGAAGATGGAAACCTTAAAGATCAAGAGCCGCCGCTGCGACCTGGCCGAGCTGCGGACCCTCAAGGCCATCAACTCGGTGCCCACGCGCGCCGTGAAGTGCTCGCTCATCTCCAAGGCGGACCTGGAGGCTCTCTGCACCTCCTGCAAGAGCCTCCGccggaggaagaggaggaggaagagcaggagaagggagcagctgctgctgccgggcCCCGGGGAGTTCTTCCCCTGCCCGCGGCCTCCGCCCTGCAGAGCCGGCGGCTGCTGCGGTGCCCCCGGGCCGCCCCCCGGCccgcagcagctccagcccgcCCGGGGGGGGCTCTTTGCGGGGGTCCTGGCCGGCTCCCCCCGAGACCTGGCGCTGCTGCACCCCGCGGCCGCGCAGCCCTGCGCGCTCCCGCTGCCCGCGGGCCGGCACCGGCGGGGCCCGGGCTGGCCCCGGGGGCTGCTCCCGCACGGAGCGGGGCCCGCGGCCGCCAGGAAGGGCCGGTGCCGCGACTTCCCCGCCTCCAAGCGCCAGGGAACGTCCGCCGGCTACTCCAGCGACTCGGACTCCAGCCTGGACCTCGCCGCGTCCAGCCCCGCCACCTCCAGCGACTcctcggaggaggaggaggaagaggaggaggaagaggaggaggaggaggaaggggacaGCTCGTGCAGCAGCGAGGAGGGCAGCTCCTCGGAGTCGGAGAGCAGCTCGCTGTGCAGCGGGGACTCGGTGCAGAGCACGCGGTACCGGCAGGCGGCCCTGCCCCGCTTCCAGCCCCCCCGGGAGCCGCTCGGGGAGGAGCAGCCGGCGGAGCCCCCCCCGAGCAAAGCGCTGCGCCCCGACCCCgagctcctcttcctctctcagcagctctgggcccGCACCCTGCGAGCGTCAACTTTGGAAAGTTTGAGCGCGGCCGCAGCGCCGGGGGCTCAGCCGGGGCTGTACGCGAGGCAAGAGGCCCCccccgcctcctcctcctcctcttcctcctcctcctcgcgCCCTCCCTCCCCGAGCAGCAGCACCCCCGGGGGGGCCCCGCCACAAAAGGAGCGCGGCTTTGGGGACGCTGGAGGGAAGGATTTGCACAAAGATGCGTCGAACAAAAGCTCCTCGTTCGAGCGGCCCAGCGGAGCCTCCCCGGGGCCGGCGCCTTCCCCGGAACCGGCCCCGGAGCTGCGGGCCAGCCCCGCTTCCCTCGGCGAGCCCCGGCCGGAGCATTTCGACCGCCTAATCCGCCAGTCCAAGCTGTGGTGCTACGCCAAGGGGTTCAACGTGGACGGGAAAGGTTTGCGGCACGGCCGGGGCAGCCCGGAGCCCTGGCGGGGAGCGGAGCTGCGGCTGCAGCCCCGCGGAGGAACCGAGAGCCCCGCGGCGCTGCGGGGCCGCCAGGACGGCAACGCCAAAAGGCGGCGGCTCGCCAGGGGCACCGAGAGGCAGCGCGGCTCCCCCAGAGCCAGGCCGCCAAAAACTCCCCGGAGGAATTCCAGGAAGGGCAACGCTCCCTGCAAAGCCAGCCCGCCTCGGAATTCCTTCAGCCTGATGGGCAACTTCCCCTGCACGCCCTCGCTGGTGGTGGGCGAGGACGGCGACCTGTGCCCGGCCTCGTCGCTGGGCGGCAAAAACTCCTGGGCGCTGTCCAAGACGCACCCGCTGTGGCggtggcacctggggggcaGCGCCATCCCCGTGCCCCCCAGCCTCAAATTCCGCGGCTGCGCCAGCCTGGAGGATCCCTGA